One region of Verrucomicrobiota bacterium genomic DNA includes:
- a CDS encoding C4-dicarboxylate ABC transporter substrate-binding protein → MKQQRFTTAAAVLGALLCLAAAQSRAADPVRIKLATLAPRDSSFHKSLLAMGDKWKQASGGAVTLTVYPDGTQGGEADMVRRMRVGQLQAAMLTVPGLSQIEESVTGLQLMPMMFRSLDEFDHVLGKLRPALEKKFLDKGFVVLFWGDAGWVRFFSKHPALVPDDYRKMKVFVWSGDTRSIEIYKGLGFNAVPLEQTDILAGLQTGLVDVVTSIPFYALAGQFAGPAPHMLEVNWVPLVGGTVISKKTWDAVPASAKPAMLKVAAEAGEIMKQRGRTESDEAVEAMKKRGLKVRQTTPEALAAWQKLGEETYPRLRGKVVPADMFDEVQRLVKEFRAGAGKAQ, encoded by the coding sequence ATGAAACAACAACGGTTCACGACGGCCGCTGCGGTGCTGGGCGCCCTGCTCTGCCTGGCGGCCGCTCAATCCCGGGCGGCGGATCCCGTGCGCATCAAGCTCGCCACGCTCGCGCCACGCGACAGTTCCTTCCACAAGAGCCTCCTCGCGATGGGCGACAAGTGGAAGCAAGCCAGCGGCGGCGCGGTCACGCTGACGGTTTATCCCGACGGCACACAGGGCGGCGAGGCGGACATGGTGCGCCGGATGCGAGTCGGGCAACTGCAGGCCGCGATGCTCACCGTGCCGGGACTCTCGCAAATCGAGGAGTCGGTCACCGGACTGCAGCTCATGCCGATGATGTTCCGCTCGCTCGACGAGTTCGATCATGTGCTCGGCAAGCTGCGCCCCGCGCTGGAGAAGAAGTTTCTAGACAAGGGATTCGTGGTCCTCTTCTGGGGCGACGCCGGCTGGGTGCGGTTCTTCTCCAAGCACCCGGCGCTCGTGCCCGATGATTACCGGAAGATGAAGGTGTTCGTGTGGTCCGGCGACACGCGCTCGATCGAGATTTACAAGGGACTTGGATTCAATGCCGTGCCGCTCGAACAGACGGACATCCTCGCCGGATTGCAGACCGGGTTGGTGGACGTGGTGACGTCGATCCCGTTTTACGCGCTCGCGGGCCAGTTCGCCGGCCCCGCGCCGCATATGCTGGAAGTCAACTGGGTTCCGCTCGTCGGAGGCACCGTCATCAGCAAGAAGACCTGGGATGCCGTCCCCGCGTCCGCCAAACCCGCGATGCTCAAGGTCGCTGCGGAGGCCGGCGAAATCATGAAGCAGCGCGGCCGCACGGAGAGCGATGAAGCCGTCGAGGCGATGAAGAAGCGCGGGCTGAAGGTCCGGCAGACAACGCCCGAGGCGCTTGCCGCCTGGCAGAAACTCGGCGAGGAAACCTATCCGCGCCTTCGGGGCAAGGTGGTCCCCGCGGACATGTTCGACGAAGTGCAACGCCTTGTGAAGGAATTCCGCGCCGGCGCGGGCAAGGCACAATGA